One part of the Micrococcus sp. 2A genome encodes these proteins:
- a CDS encoding VTT domain-containing protein, translating into MTAMTALTAASTETGPADLLDRLGAWFHPLTALLVALDAPVPPVPSEILVIGSGSLALAGRVSLWASVLAAWLGCWAGDIGLYALFRHGLARRLDRWAWGRWVHRGIRSLLVKAGPATGLAGLFVLRFVSGGRTASMAAAGIAGIRWPVFLWLSGLGSLTWSVYMVGLGWVSGQTTGLPWWASALVGVALGTLAGMIIAGIVAWRRRSGKGAA; encoded by the coding sequence ATGACGGCCATGACCGCCCTGACGGCGGCCTCCACGGAGACCGGACCCGCGGACCTCCTGGACCGCCTCGGCGCGTGGTTCCACCCGCTCACGGCGCTGCTCGTGGCCCTCGACGCGCCCGTCCCGCCGGTGCCGTCGGAGATCCTGGTGATCGGCTCGGGCTCGCTCGCGCTGGCGGGCCGGGTCAGCCTGTGGGCGTCCGTCCTCGCCGCGTGGCTCGGCTGCTGGGCGGGCGACATCGGCCTGTACGCGCTCTTCCGGCACGGGCTGGCCAGGCGCCTCGACCGCTGGGCGTGGGGCCGCTGGGTGCACCGCGGGATCCGCTCCCTGCTGGTCAAGGCCGGGCCGGCCACGGGCCTCGCGGGGCTGTTCGTGCTGCGGTTCGTCTCCGGCGGGCGCACCGCCTCCATGGCCGCGGCGGGGATCGCGGGCATCCGGTGGCCCGTGTTCCTGTGGCTCTCCGGCCTCGGCTCGCTGACCTGGAGCGTCTACATGGTGGGGCTCGGGTGGGTGTCCGGTCAGACCACCGGGCTCCCCTGGTGGGCGTCGGCACTGGTGGGGGTGGCGTTGGGTACCCTTGCAGGGATGATCATCGCGGGGATCGTGGCATGGCGCCGACGATCCGGGAAGGGGGCAGCATGA
- a CDS encoding pseudouridine synthase, whose protein sequence is MAVTSPLPLRDGVNATRLRLPSSGPWASVQEYVLDRFGHVDPDGIRRRFAAGEVVAVDGAPIPADTPLGAHEDLWYYRDLPDEQPLPVAHEILHADEHLVVIHKPHFLPTTPGGRFIQETALVRLRNELGLDDLVPLHRLDRATAGVVMFSANPATRGAYHLLFERRAVAKRYEAVAVLPESPADPDDDAARPDDDPRLTRFPLTIRSRIRKDRGILRSVVEEIPAAASGRAAGAPVRTKKSNAAHAGANAETRVEVLGVGRSAGMLAGRRVVHLGLTPRTGRTHQLRIHLASLGLGIAFDPFYPELLDAAPDDLARPLQLLSRSLSFTDPVTGVPRTFASPAQLQERPR, encoded by the coding sequence GTGGCCGTGACCTCCCCCCTTCCCCTGCGCGACGGCGTCAACGCGACCCGACTGCGCCTGCCCTCCTCCGGGCCCTGGGCGAGCGTGCAGGAGTACGTGCTGGACCGCTTCGGCCACGTGGACCCGGACGGCATCCGGCGGCGCTTCGCGGCGGGCGAGGTCGTGGCCGTGGACGGCGCGCCCATCCCCGCGGACACCCCGCTCGGCGCGCACGAGGACCTCTGGTACTACCGCGATCTGCCGGACGAGCAGCCCCTGCCGGTCGCCCACGAGATCCTCCACGCGGACGAGCACCTCGTGGTGATCCACAAGCCCCACTTCCTGCCCACCACGCCGGGCGGGCGCTTCATCCAGGAGACCGCGCTGGTCCGCCTGCGCAACGAGCTCGGCCTCGACGACCTCGTGCCCCTGCACCGCCTCGACCGGGCGACGGCCGGCGTCGTCATGTTCTCCGCCAACCCCGCCACGCGCGGCGCCTACCACCTGCTCTTCGAGCGGCGCGCGGTGGCCAAGCGGTACGAGGCGGTCGCCGTGCTCCCGGAGTCGCCCGCGGACCCCGACGACGACGCGGCCCGCCCCGACGACGACCCCCGCCTCACGCGGTTCCCCCTGACCATCCGCAGCCGCATCCGCAAGGACAGGGGGATCCTGCGGTCGGTGGTCGAGGAGATCCCGGCGGCGGCCTCGGGCCGGGCCGCCGGGGCGCCGGTGCGCACGAAGAAGTCGAACGCGGCCCACGCCGGGGCCAACGCGGAGACGCGCGTGGAGGTGCTGGGCGTCGGACGCTCGGCGGGCATGCTCGCGGGGCGGCGTGTGGTGCACCTCGGGCTCACCCCGCGCACGGGGCGGACGCACCAGCTGCGGATCCACCTCGCGTCGCTGGGCCTGGGCATCGCCTTCGACCCGTTCTACCCCGAGCTGCTGGACGCCGCGCCGGACGACCTCGCCCGCCCGCTCCAGCTGCTCTCTCGGTCCCTGAGCTTCACCGACCCGGTCACGGGCGTGCCGCGCACCTTCGCCTCCCCGGCACAGCTCCAGGAGCGTCCGCGATGA
- a CDS encoding sugar phosphate nucleotidyltransferase — protein MADPFPKDPEGATVALVLAGGTGGRLMPLTQARAKPMVPLAGQYRLIDVALSNLAHSGLQDVWIVEQYRPFTLNQHLAGGRPWDLDGTRHGLRILPPAQGRAEEGFSRGNGHAIAQQVPVLEQFGASTVVVMSADHLYQLDLRPVLAEHAASGAELTVVTTRTDEDPSRFGVVQADDDGAVTAYDYKPEDPEGSLVATEVFVFDVAALSEVVGELLAAEDEAGTKEDGETDEDGDPVGGSLGDYGESIIPAFVDRGRVREHRLEGYWRDIGTLDAFFRAHREILDGTGLDLTAEGWPLLTNARQSPPAWVAPDARVTGSLLGPGCRIAGEVVDSVVGPGVVVEAGATVRGSLLLGDATVPSGAVLDTVIVDVGGHVPAREVFGKTEPADEVVVLGPRDRSPESGDETTGTGSPVKG, from the coding sequence ATGGCCGACCCGTTCCCGAAGGACCCGGAGGGCGCCACGGTCGCGCTCGTGCTCGCCGGCGGCACCGGCGGGCGTCTCATGCCGCTGACGCAGGCCCGTGCCAAGCCGATGGTCCCGCTCGCGGGCCAGTACCGGCTGATCGACGTCGCGCTGTCCAACCTCGCGCACTCGGGGCTGCAGGACGTGTGGATCGTGGAGCAGTACCGCCCGTTCACGCTGAACCAGCACCTGGCCGGCGGCCGCCCCTGGGACCTCGACGGCACGCGCCACGGCCTGCGGATCCTGCCTCCCGCGCAGGGCCGCGCCGAAGAGGGCTTCTCCCGCGGCAACGGCCACGCGATCGCCCAGCAGGTGCCCGTCCTGGAGCAGTTCGGGGCGAGCACCGTCGTCGTGATGTCCGCGGACCACCTCTACCAGCTGGACCTGCGCCCCGTGCTGGCCGAGCACGCGGCCTCGGGCGCGGAGCTCACCGTCGTGACCACCCGGACGGACGAGGACCCCTCCCGCTTCGGCGTGGTCCAGGCCGACGACGACGGCGCCGTCACCGCCTACGACTACAAGCCCGAGGACCCCGAGGGCTCGCTCGTGGCCACGGAGGTGTTCGTGTTCGACGTCGCGGCGCTCTCCGAGGTGGTGGGCGAGCTCCTGGCCGCCGAGGACGAGGCCGGCACCAAGGAGGACGGCGAGACCGACGAGGACGGCGATCCGGTCGGCGGCTCGCTCGGCGACTACGGGGAGAGCATCATCCCCGCGTTCGTGGACCGCGGGCGGGTCCGCGAGCACCGCCTCGAGGGCTACTGGCGGGACATCGGCACGCTCGACGCGTTCTTCCGGGCCCACCGCGAGATCCTCGACGGCACCGGGCTGGACCTCACCGCCGAGGGCTGGCCGCTGCTCACCAACGCACGCCAGTCGCCCCCGGCGTGGGTGGCCCCCGACGCGCGGGTCACCGGCTCACTGCTCGGCCCGGGCTGCCGCATCGCGGGCGAGGTCGTGGACTCCGTGGTCGGCCCGGGCGTGGTGGTCGAGGCCGGCGCCACGGTGCGCGGATCCCTTCTCCTCGGCGACGCCACGGTCCCCTCCGGCGCGGTGCTGGACACGGTCATCGTCGACGTCGGCGGGCACGTCCCGGCGCGCGAGGTGTTCGGAAAGACTGAGCCGGCCGACGAGGTCGTGGTGCTGGGCCCGCGCGACCGCTCCCCCGAGAGCGGCGACGAGACCACCGGCACCGGCTCCCCCGTGAAGGGCTGA